From one Solanum stenotomum isolate F172 chromosome 12, ASM1918654v1, whole genome shotgun sequence genomic stretch:
- the LOC125847160 gene encoding uncharacterized protein LOC125847160: MAKGESSTNQKADWIENVEAKVQWLYDYWQTHFPGTKEDKMLDMEYAISTCVVDMYAIIPEENLQSNYERAVFEYLRGSAHNAIPGVYSKKAEDHLKNATKFNPDLLVAWNALGDCVAKKGDYSTARNCFLFVLGKKEDARTLRHLAYLELMCARVPEDPQHHIEECIKYAERAIKLKDAEGCRYELGSAYLTSFILDGRWNDHAILMSLEAFEKAVSSSDNLVSERIDTIKSEPDFQCECGLANRLLENYEKSLIRLSDAVEKDPAHDASHQVEITVQLLDKLEELVQGKSKAKSKGKGKRKSKGKSTETSFASLIQSLDDIDLDPSYNKATLDVLAEGPNKGLAVMGVVRCLVKYEYGVPLYYVLCDSDGNSFVLLVFGIQEEAIKQGDQVTLLEPFCKFVDFKWKEKHYQFQSVRVNNVEQVLVNGKTVSSDFAI, encoded by the exons ATGGCGAAAGGAGAATCTTCCACTAATCAGAAAGCTGATTGGATTGAAAATGTTGAAGCAAAGGTGCAATGGCTATATGATTATTGGCAGACGCACTTCCCGGGAACCAAGGAAGACAAAATGCTTGATATGGAGTATGCAATCAGTACCTGTGTCGTCGACATGTATGCAATAATTCCTGAAG AAAACCTGCAATCGAATTATGAGCGTGCAGTGTTCGAGTATCTAAGAGGAAGCGCGCATAATGCTATTCCTGGGGTTTATAGCAAGAAAGCGGAGGATCATCTAAAGAATGCT ACTAAATTCAATCCTGATTTGCTGGTTGCTTGGAATGCCCTCGGTGACTGCGTTGCTAAGAAAGGAGATTACTCTACAGCTAGAAATTGCTTTCTCTTTGTCCTTGGGAAG aAAGAAGACGCCAGGACTTTACGTCATCTTGCATACCTTGAATTGATGTGTGCACGGG TTCCGGAAGATCCTCAACATCATATTGAAGAATGTATCAAATATGCAGAAAGGGCAATCAAACTGAAAGACGCCGAAGGATGTCGTT ATGAATTAGGAAGTGCATATCTTACTTCCTTTATCCTGGATGGAAGATGGAATGACCATGCTATTCTAATGTCATTAGAAGCATTCGAAAAAGCTGTAAGTAGTTCTGACAATCTTGTCTCT GAAAGAATTGATACAATAAAGTCAGAGCCAGATTTTCAATGCGAGTGTGGCCTA GCGAACAGGCTTCTGGAGAACTACGAGAAGTCCCTCATTAGGTTATCAGATGCTGTAGAGAAGGATCCTGCCCATGATGCGTCACATCAAGTGGAAATAACAGTTCAGCTTCTTGACAAATTAGAAGAATTAGTTCAG GGGAAGAGTAAGGCAAAGAGTAAAGGAAAGGGCAAGAGAAAGAGTAAGGGAAAGAGTACGGAGACAAGCTTTGCTTCCCTGATCCAGTCACTTGATGATATTGATT TGGATCCTTCCTACAACAAAGCAACCTTGGATGTCTTAGCTGAAGGCCCTAACAAAGGGCTTGCAGTTATGGGAGTAGTCCGGTGCTTGGTTAAGTATGAGTATGGTGTTCCATT ATACTATGTGCTCTGTGACTCTGATGGGAACAGTTTTGTCCTTCTAGTGTTTGGGATACAGGAAGAAGCG ATTAAACAAGGAGATCAGGTCACACTATTGGAGCCCTTTTGCAAAtttgttgattttaaatggAAGGAAAAG CACTATCAATTCCAATCTGTGCGAGTCAATAATGTGGAACAAGTCCTTGTAAATGGAAAGACTGTATCTTCTGATTTTGCTATATAA
- the LOC125847162 gene encoding F-box/kelch-repeat protein At3g23880-like: MNGRSKIPNLPEDIVNCILLELPVKSLSRFKSCCKSWRCSIDDADFIKFHLHKSSVDTSRQKFVFLNVNPQGETRQYKIVSIEASISGDSKFVYLDEPNIPGFCSNYKYIEVLSCSGLVFMMAYDPGYNMTLWNPAVGKYYKLIPNSLLSQKYFNPFSTSPVFGFAYDFVAEDYKVLCVHLYLKNDSLRHPRYFVEVYSVKNQCWRTIHNIFPGPSDPLPPHIYHDQVSLNGVIHRIAYNWTIHMIISFHLADEKFIVTPVPSTCGIKPTLYALGDRVCVLATVGEEILIWSPEKDSKTVWNCINKFPTLVSLIGKPSHSLSFAGNFMCVKDNGNILWRKLEGPFIEYDVRKNEYTEFKVTQVGDFIAKKALYVESLVSLKIPWD, from the coding sequence ATGAATGGCCGCTCAAAAATCCCCAATTTACCTGAAGATATTGTCAACTGTATCCTATTAGAGCTTCCTGTGAAATCTCTTTCACGATTCAAAAGTTGCTGCAAATCATGGCGTTGTTCTATCGATGATGCTGACTTCATCAAGTTCCATCTACATAAATCATCTGTCGATACTAGTCGTCAAAAATTTGTCTTCCTTAATGTTAATCCTCAAGGAGAAACACGGCAATATAAAATTGTGTCAATAGAAGCATCAATTAGTGGTGATTCAAAATTTGTGTACCTGGACGAACCCAATATCCCCGGATTCTGTAGTAACTATAAATATATTGAAGTGCTTTCATGCAGTGGCTTGGTGTTTATGATGGCATACGATCCTGGCTATAATATGACATTATGGAATCCTGCAGTTGGAAAATATTACAAACTCATTCCAAATTCTCTTCTCAGTCAAAAgtattttaatcctttttcgACATCTCCAGTATTTGGTTTTGCCTATGATTTTGTGGCCGAAGATTACAAAGTTTTATGTGTACATCTGTACTTGAAAAACGATAGTCTAAGACATCCACGTTACTTTGTTGAAGTATACTCGGTTAAAAATCAATGTTGGAGAACAATTCACAATATTTTTCCTGGTCCCTCTGATCCTTTGCCACCGCACATATACCATGATCAAGTTTCATTAAACGGTGTTATTCACAGAATAGCATATAACTGGACAATACACATGATTATATCTTTCCATCTAGCAGACGAAAAATTTATTGTAACGCCAGTGCCAAGTACATGTGGGATAAAACCGACATTATATGCATTGGGTGATCGCGTCTGTGTTCTGGCAACTGTTGGTGAGGAAATTTTGATTTGGTCGCCGGAGAAAGATAGTAAAACTGTCTGGAATTGTATCAACAAGTTCCCTACTTTAGTTTCACTTATTGGAAAGCCTAGTCATTCGTTGTCATTCGCAGGTAACTTCATGTGTGTTAAGGACAATGGGAACATATTATGGAGAAAGCTTGAGGGTCCTTTTATTGAGTATGACGTACGGAAAAATGAATATACTGAATTTAAGGTGACACAAGTTGGGGACTTTATTGCAAAGAAGGCTTTGTATGTGGAAAGTTTAGTTTCCTTGAAGATTCCGTGGGATTAA
- the LOC125847161 gene encoding uncharacterized protein LOC125847161 — protein sequence MVLRQLADLELLYARGEFSPYVADNPPHHIDECIKYAQRALALDDTDGSCLYILGSAYFSSFILDGGWNHDNTLRSLEAYEKAEKTHEMKSNPELQYDCGIVNRFLENYNKSLICLSDAAITDPSLDVLHQLKMTVQLLDKLEGLVQGKSNDKSKGKIKGKSKGKSKGKSKGKSTETSLSSLIQSLDTIDLNLSYNRATLDVLAEGPNKGLAIIGAVRCLVKYEYSTPLYYVLCDSNENSFVLTVFGIQKEAIKQGDQVTLLEPFCKFVDFEWEGKHYQFKSVRVNLVEQVLVNGNALSPSFAIRQPLRLYA from the exons ATGGTTTTACGGCAACTTGCAGACCTTGAACTGCTGTATGCACGGGGTGAATTTAGTCCATATG TTGCTGATAATCCACCACATCATATTGACGAATGCATCAAATATGCCCAAAGGGCACTCGCTCTGGATGACACGGATGGGTCTTGTTTAT ATATCTTAGGAAGTGCATATTTCTCTTCCTTTATTCTGGATGGAGGATGGAATCATGATAATACTCTACGGTCATTAGAAGCTTATGAAAAAGCT GAGAAAACTCATGAAATGAAGTCAAACCCTGAGCTTCAATACGATTGTGGCATT GTGAATAGATTTCTGGAGAACTACAACAAGTCCCTCATTTGTTTATCAGATGCTGCAATAACGGATCCTTCTCTTGATGTTTTACATCAACTGAAAATGACGGTCCAGCTTCTTGACAAATTAGAAGGATTAGTTCAG GGTAAGAGTAATGACAAGAGTAAGGGGAAGATTAAGGGAAAGAGTAAAGGAAAGAGTAAGGGGAAGAGTAAGGGAAAGAGTACGGAAACGAGCTTATCTTCCCTGATCCAGTCACTTGATACTATTGATT TGAATCTTTCATACAACAGAGCAACCTTGGATGTCTTAGCTGAAGGCCCTAACAAAGGGCTTGCAATTATAGGAGCAGTCCGGTGCTTGGTTAAGTATGAGTATAGCACTCCATT ATACTATGTGCTCTGTGACTCCAATGAGAATAGTTTTGTACTTACAGTGTTTGGCATACAGAAGGAAGCG ATTAAACAAGGAGATCAGGTCACACTATTGGAGCCCTTTTGCAAATTTGTTGATTTTGAATGGGAGGGAAAG CACTATCAATTCAAATCTGTGCGAGTTAATCTTGTGGAACAGGTCCTTGTAAATGGAAATGCTCTATCTCCTAGTTTTGCTATACGTCAACCATTACGATTATACGCATAA